In Deinococcus sedimenti, a single genomic region encodes these proteins:
- the tsaB gene encoding tRNA (adenosine(37)-N6)-threonylcarbamoyltransferase complex dimerization subunit type 1 TsaB, with translation MTEHAAPASLKPDVTLALDTATPWLTLALVWPGGSLGVSREVGRAHAELLPGAVQALFAQAGVPLRADAVVIGTGPGSYTGVRVGASYALGLGRVWGAPVLGVSTLEALVGGDGVQGVSLDARKGNVYGARYDAQGSVVRATLMPPTRLPLEEFQARLDGAPHHADTAPDGLALLRAGLDHGARDWALAYL, from the coding sequence ATGACTGAGCACGCTGCCCCTGCCTCCCTGAAGCCGGACGTGACCCTGGCGCTGGACACGGCGACGCCGTGGCTGACGCTGGCGCTGGTGTGGCCGGGCGGGTCGCTGGGGGTGTCGCGTGAGGTGGGCCGGGCGCACGCGGAGCTGCTGCCGGGCGCGGTGCAGGCGCTATTCGCGCAGGCGGGGGTGCCGCTGCGGGCGGACGCCGTGGTGATCGGCACGGGGCCGGGGTCGTACACGGGCGTGCGGGTGGGCGCGAGTTACGCGCTGGGCCTGGGGCGGGTGTGGGGCGCGCCGGTCCTGGGGGTCAGCACGCTGGAGGCGCTGGTGGGCGGGGACGGCGTGCAGGGCGTGTCGCTGGATGCCCGCAAGGGGAACGTGTACGGCGCGCGGTACGACGCGCAGGGCAGCGTGGTGCGCGCGACGTTGATGCCGCCCACGCGCCTGCCGCTGGAGGAGTTCCAGGCGCGGCTGGACGGCGCGCCTCACCACGCGGACACCGCGCCGGACGGTCTCGCGCTGCTGCGCGCCGGGCTGGATCACGGCGCGCGGGACTGGGCGCTGGCGTACCTGTAA
- a CDS encoding ABC transporter ATP-binding protein, whose amino-acid sequence MDSFRSLLPYLRLHTRQYVIGLIAVVIATAVNLLPYYLIRLTIDGLTGQVDGNAATPGITAATAGLYALGVVAAALTAGFFMLVMRRNIVVASRQSEYEIRRDLFGHLQTLDKPYYDRARTGDLMNRLTGDLNAVREMLGFGAWQIVNIVAGFISAFAVMFSLSWRLTLIVVAIVPVIVGVLTYLARQINVRHRLAQEQNSLISAKAQENFSGARVVKGYAIEDREIDDYRAMNLELLRRNIALTKVDGPLRSFMSLLLGLAFGLILLVGGRLILEPGSTFTVGMFVQFVGTLERLTFPMLMIGWITSITQRGLASWLRLKEILDAQPLVRDEPGRTDPNIRALRGDLSFENVTLKYGQTTVLNGVNLHVPAGTFLGITGPTGSGKTLLGQLLTRAMDPSSGTVRLDGHDVRTVPLSVLRDAISVVPQEPFLFGDSIANNIGFGIEARDLPIVPTGVSVVGAPPPDDIPQTPDPERVRNAARLAGLLDDVEDFPQGFDTMLGERGVTLSGGQRQRTAIARAIVREPAILILDDSLSAVDTETERRIVDGLREVSQGRTVILIAHRVSTLRHADQIVVLEDGRVTEQGSHDDLLAQNGHYAQLERLQRLASDLDSEDDPIADPEAAADQLEQDQLQLKVTR is encoded by the coding sequence TTGGACAGTTTCCGCTCCCTGCTCCCGTACCTGCGCCTGCACACCCGCCAGTACGTGATCGGGCTCATCGCCGTGGTCATCGCCACTGCCGTGAACCTGCTGCCGTACTACCTCATCCGCCTGACCATCGACGGCCTGACCGGGCAGGTGGACGGCAACGCCGCCACGCCCGGCATCACGGCCGCCACCGCCGGGCTGTACGCCCTGGGCGTCGTCGCCGCCGCCCTGACCGCGGGCTTTTTCATGCTGGTCATGCGCCGCAACATCGTCGTGGCGTCCCGCCAGTCCGAGTACGAGATCCGCCGCGATCTGTTCGGGCACCTGCAGACCCTCGACAAGCCCTACTACGACCGCGCCCGCACCGGCGACCTGATGAACCGCCTGACCGGCGACCTGAACGCCGTGCGCGAGATGCTGGGCTTCGGCGCGTGGCAGATCGTGAACATCGTCGCGGGCTTCATCTCGGCCTTCGCGGTCATGTTCAGCCTCAGCTGGCGCCTGACGCTGATCGTCGTGGCGATCGTGCCGGTCATCGTGGGCGTCCTGACGTACCTCGCGCGGCAGATCAACGTCCGCCACCGCCTGGCGCAGGAACAGAACTCGCTGATCTCCGCCAAGGCGCAGGAGAACTTCAGCGGCGCCCGCGTCGTCAAGGGCTACGCCATCGAGGACCGCGAGATCGACGACTACCGCGCCATGAACCTCGAACTGCTCCGCCGCAACATCGCCCTGACGAAGGTGGACGGCCCGCTGCGCTCCTTCATGAGCCTGCTGCTGGGCCTCGCGTTCGGCCTGATCCTGCTCGTCGGCGGCCGCCTGATCCTCGAACCCGGCAGCACCTTCACGGTCGGGATGTTCGTGCAGTTCGTCGGTACGCTGGAACGCCTGACCTTCCCCATGCTGATGATCGGCTGGATCACCAGCATCACCCAGCGCGGCCTGGCCTCCTGGCTGCGCCTGAAGGAGATCCTTGACGCGCAGCCGCTCGTGCGGGACGAACCCGGCCGCACCGACCCCAACATCCGCGCGCTGCGGGGCGACCTCAGCTTCGAGAACGTCACCCTGAAGTACGGGCAGACGACCGTCCTGAACGGCGTGAACCTGCACGTGCCCGCCGGGACGTTCCTGGGCATCACCGGCCCCACCGGCAGCGGCAAGACCCTGCTGGGCCAGCTGCTGACCCGCGCCATGGACCCCAGCAGCGGCACCGTGCGCCTTGACGGGCACGACGTGCGGACCGTGCCCCTGAGCGTCCTGCGCGACGCGATCAGCGTCGTCCCGCAGGAACCCTTCCTGTTCGGGGACAGCATCGCCAACAACATCGGCTTCGGCATTGAGGCCCGCGACCTGCCCATCGTACCCACGGGCGTCAGCGTGGTCGGCGCGCCCCCACCCGACGACATCCCCCAGACGCCCGACCCCGAACGCGTCCGCAACGCCGCGAGGCTCGCGGGCCTACTTGACGACGTGGAGGACTTCCCGCAGGGCTTCGACACCATGCTCGGCGAGCGCGGCGTCACCCTCAGCGGCGGGCAGCGGCAGCGCACCGCCATCGCCCGCGCCATCGTCCGGGAACCCGCCATCCTGATCCTCGACGACTCGCTGAGCGCCGTGGACACCGAGACCGAACGCCGCATCGTGGACGGCCTGCGCGAGGTCAGCCAGGGCCGCACCGTCATCCTGATCGCGCACCGCGTCAGCACCCTGCGCCACGCCGACCAGATCGTCGTGCTCGAGGATGGCCGCGTGACCGAACAGGGCAGCCACGACGACCTCCTGGCCCAGAACGGTCACTACGCCCAGCTGGAACGCCTCCAGCGCCTCGCCAGCGACCTCGACAGCGAAGACGACCCCATCGCCGACCCTGAAGCGGCCGCCGATCAGCTCGAACAGGACCAGCTCCAGCTGAAGGTGACCCGATGA
- a CDS encoding citrate/2-methylcitrate synthase, with product MTNTASIAKGLEGVLFTESKLTFINGTEGILTHLGIPIQEWAENSTFEELSLALLNGQLPTAAQLAQFDADLKANRAIPEALVEIIKGMPRGVHPMQALRTAVSYLGLLDPQSEDTSPEARRAIATRMIAQFSTIIAAINRAQEGQDIIAPRMDLTHAGNYLYMLSGKEPTAEQARLFDIALVLHVDHGMNASTFTAIATGSTLSDMYSCITSAIGALKGPLHGGANEAVMDMLDEVGTPDKAEGYITKKLDNKEKIMGVGHRVYKYFDPRSRVLRDYAEVVASKEGKSNYYQILETIEKVVVDRIGSKGIYPNVDFYSGTVYSDLGIKKEYFTPIFALARISGWCASLIEYTGNNRLLRPDAVYTGATDAHYVQLQDRQ from the coding sequence ATGACGAACACCGCCAGTATCGCCAAAGGACTCGAAGGCGTTCTCTTCACCGAGAGCAAACTGACGTTCATCAACGGCACCGAAGGCATCCTCACCCACCTGGGCATTCCGATTCAGGAATGGGCGGAGAACAGCACCTTCGAGGAACTGTCCCTGGCCCTGCTGAACGGCCAGCTGCCCACCGCCGCGCAGCTCGCGCAGTTCGACGCGGACCTGAAAGCCAACCGCGCCATTCCCGAAGCGCTCGTGGAGATCATCAAGGGTATGCCGCGCGGCGTGCACCCCATGCAGGCGCTGCGCACCGCCGTGTCCTACCTGGGCCTGCTGGACCCCCAGTCTGAGGACACCAGCCCCGAGGCCCGGCGCGCCATCGCCACGCGCATGATCGCGCAGTTCTCCACGATCATCGCCGCGATCAACCGCGCGCAGGAAGGGCAGGACATCATCGCGCCCCGCATGGACCTGACGCACGCTGGGAACTACTTGTACATGCTCAGCGGCAAGGAACCCACCGCCGAGCAGGCCCGCCTGTTCGACATCGCCCTGGTGCTGCACGTCGATCACGGCATGAACGCCAGCACGTTCACCGCGATCGCCACTGGCAGCACGCTGAGTGACATGTACTCCTGCATCACCAGCGCCATCGGCGCGCTGAAGGGCCCCCTGCACGGCGGCGCGAACGAGGCCGTCATGGACATGCTCGACGAGGTCGGCACGCCCGACAAGGCCGAAGGCTACATCACGAAGAAGCTCGACAACAAAGAGAAGATCATGGGTGTCGGGCACCGCGTGTACAAGTACTTCGACCCCCGCAGCCGCGTCCTGCGTGACTACGCCGAAGTGGTCGCCAGCAAGGAAGGCAAGAGCAACTACTACCAGATTCTCGAGACCATCGAGAAGGTCGTCGTGGACCGCATCGGCAGTAAGGGCATCTACCCGAACGTGGACTTCTACAGCGGCACCGTGTACAGCGACCTGGGCATCAAGAAGGAATACTTCACGCCCATCTTCGCGCTGGCCCGCATCAGCGGCTGGTGCGCCAGCCTGATCGAGTACACCGGCAACAACCGCCTCCTGCGCCCCGACGCCGTGTACACCGGCGCCACCGACGCGCACTACGTGCAACTGCAAGACCGCCAGTAA
- a CDS encoding peroxiredoxin, with amino-acid sequence MSVTPGQPAPDFTRRSDDGRTVSLGALRGRWVVLYFYPRAGSAGCSIEAQRFEAALPEFERLGAQVIGVSTDTEARQAAFRDSCRLSYPLIPDGDRSLCRQYGVMGTLGGLLNMASRVTVLIDPDGLVAWVHRSGNPLTHVSGALAELERRAPTRA; translated from the coding sequence ATGAGCGTCACGCCCGGACAGCCCGCCCCCGACTTCACGCGCCGCAGCGACGATGGCCGCACCGTCAGCCTCGGCGCGCTGCGGGGTCGCTGGGTGGTCCTGTACTTCTACCCGCGCGCGGGCAGCGCCGGGTGCAGCATCGAGGCGCAGCGGTTCGAGGCGGCCCTGCCGGAATTCGAGCGACTGGGCGCGCAGGTGATCGGCGTGAGCACCGACACCGAGGCGCGGCAGGCGGCGTTCCGGGACTCGTGCCGCCTGAGCTACCCCCTGATCCCGGACGGGGACCGCAGCCTGTGCCGCCAGTACGGCGTGATGGGCACGCTGGGCGGCCTGCTGAACATGGCGTCCCGCGTGACGGTCCTGATCGACCCGGACGGACTGGTCGCGTGGGTGCACCGCAGCGGCAACCCCCTGACACACGTCAGCGGCGCCCTGGCGGAACTGGAGCGGCGCGCCCCTACCCGTGCCTGA
- a CDS encoding MBL fold metallo-hydrolase: MTDAPLLTHVLGDLHALQVPIPYPMKYVTVLLDRPAGGPVTMIDCALDTPEARAALEDGLAALGLHWPDVDRLIITHHHPDHYGLAGVVEERSGAQVQMLDVEIGRGERYWHLWEEWLPGHLKHMRDHGLPPESLDSMGADNRRGRERVHPASRVQPLREGQHVELSGQPWEVLWLPGHADGHLGLWNEAEGTLIAGDAILPRISPNVGLYAYTRPDPLGDYLQTLGKLEALNPARAVVGHHGPVMTGVQARARELRAHHHERLDFMAAEAAREPRSAYDLSLAMFPRDLNVSGRRFALAETLAHVEHLRLLGQLYRTWNEARGVWLYHA; the protein is encoded by the coding sequence ATGACGGACGCGCCGCTGCTGACCCACGTTCTGGGCGACCTTCACGCCCTGCAGGTGCCGATTCCGTACCCGATGAAGTACGTGACGGTGCTGCTGGACCGCCCGGCGGGTGGGCCGGTCACGATGATCGACTGCGCGCTGGACACCCCGGAGGCCCGCGCGGCGCTGGAGGACGGACTGGCGGCGCTGGGCCTGCACTGGCCGGACGTGGACCGGTTGATCATCACGCATCACCACCCGGACCACTACGGACTGGCGGGCGTCGTGGAGGAACGCAGCGGCGCGCAGGTGCAGATGCTGGACGTGGAGATCGGGCGCGGCGAACGCTACTGGCACCTGTGGGAGGAGTGGCTGCCCGGGCACCTGAAGCACATGCGGGATCACGGCCTGCCGCCCGAGTCACTGGACAGCATGGGCGCCGACAACCGCCGAGGCCGCGAGCGGGTGCATCCGGCGTCGCGCGTGCAGCCGCTGCGCGAGGGACAGCACGTCGAACTCTCGGGGCAGCCGTGGGAGGTGCTGTGGCTGCCCGGTCACGCCGACGGGCACCTGGGCCTCTGGAACGAAGCCGAGGGGACCCTGATCGCCGGGGACGCCATCCTGCCGCGCATCAGCCCGAACGTGGGCCTGTACGCGTACACCCGCCCGGATCCGCTCGGCGATTACCTGCAGACGCTGGGGAAACTGGAGGCACTGAACCCGGCGCGGGCCGTGGTCGGCCACCACGGGCCGGTCATGACCGGCGTGCAGGCCCGCGCGCGCGAACTGCGCGCCCATCACCACGAACGGCTGGATTTCATGGCAGCCGAGGCGGCCCGCGAGCCCCGCAGCGCCTACGACCTGTCCCTGGCGATGTTCCCGCGTGACCTGAACGTCTCGGGTCGCCGCTTCGCCCTGGCCGAGACGCTGGCGCATGTCGAGCACCTGCGCCTGCTGGGGCAGCTGTACCGCACCTGGAACGAGGCGCGCGGCGTGTGGCTGTACCACGCGTAA
- a CDS encoding extracellular catalytic domain type 1 short-chain-length polyhydroxyalkanoate depolymerase — MNRAALLSLPLLLAACAQAPSSLLSAPPALHAQATGTTTTGSATGAGVTRNYTLYTPTAGAGAARPLVVMLHGCTQSPADFAAGTRMNDLADTQGFLVVYPEQPASANQNKCWNWFEPAHQARGQGEPAAIRAVVDAVKGRVNVDPARVYVAGLSAGAAMSVIMGATYPDVFSGVGVASGLEFKAATSSSAAFTAMNSGGPNPDAQGTAAFNAMGTFRRTVRTIVFHGSSDYTVYPVNGDQVAAQWVQTNDLADDGQDNGSRSTAQVTSRTGTVGGTGGRAYTVKSFAGGVVEQWSVTGMGHAWSGGSTAGSYTDPKGPDASAEMWRFFSAGSGGGGGTTPDTTAPVVSVSPAPGTYVGPLTVTLSVNEPGTVYATTDGSDPVSSASRVALAGGGSVTLSSSGTVRAYAVDTAGNASAPQTYAYTLTAAPDTAVSFSSVAAQDGYVAANTPSATTGGYVVASGGISVGDNADAPWKGVLSFDTSSLPDGATVTGATLTVRYSLVPNGNPWAGGAALTADVKGGCLGATCALGTDDFAVAVTAAGAASFAAPAGTAAGTTLSAPLNASGLAAINRVGSTQLRLAFTGGTARSNGLSDYLTLGEGTQVTLNVTYR, encoded by the coding sequence ATGAACCGCGCCGCCCTGCTGTCTTTGCCGCTGCTGCTGGCTGCCTGCGCGCAGGCTCCGTCCTCTCTCCTGTCCGCGCCGCCCGCACTGCACGCGCAGGCGACCGGCACCACGACTACCGGCAGCGCGACCGGGGCTGGCGTGACCCGCAACTACACGCTGTACACGCCCACGGCCGGGGCGGGCGCGGCGCGGCCCCTGGTGGTCATGCTGCACGGCTGCACGCAGTCCCCGGCGGATTTCGCGGCGGGGACACGCATGAACGATCTGGCGGACACGCAGGGGTTCCTGGTCGTGTACCCGGAGCAGCCCGCAAGCGCCAATCAGAACAAATGCTGGAACTGGTTTGAACCGGCGCATCAGGCGCGCGGGCAGGGGGAACCGGCGGCGATCAGGGCGGTCGTGGACGCCGTGAAGGGCAGGGTGAACGTGGACCCCGCGCGGGTGTACGTGGCGGGCCTGTCGGCGGGCGCGGCCATGAGCGTGATCATGGGGGCCACGTACCCGGACGTGTTCAGCGGCGTGGGCGTCGCGTCGGGGCTGGAGTTCAAGGCGGCCACAAGTTCCTCGGCGGCGTTCACGGCGATGAACAGCGGCGGGCCGAACCCGGACGCGCAGGGCACGGCGGCGTTCAACGCGATGGGGACGTTCAGGCGGACGGTGCGGACCATCGTGTTCCACGGCAGCAGCGATTACACGGTGTACCCGGTGAACGGGGATCAGGTGGCGGCGCAGTGGGTGCAGACGAACGACCTCGCGGACGACGGGCAGGACAACGGAAGCCGCAGTACGGCGCAGGTCACGTCCCGCACGGGGACGGTGGGCGGGACTGGCGGCCGGGCGTACACCGTGAAGTCCTTCGCGGGTGGCGTGGTCGAGCAGTGGTCCGTGACGGGCATGGGGCACGCCTGGAGTGGTGGGAGTACCGCCGGGTCGTACACGGACCCGAAGGGACCGGACGCCAGCGCGGAGATGTGGCGCTTCTTCAGCGCGGGGTCGGGGGGTGGGGGCGGCACGACGCCGGACACGACCGCGCCGGTCGTGAGCGTGTCGCCTGCGCCGGGCACGTACGTGGGGCCGCTGACGGTCACGCTGTCCGTCAATGAGCCGGGCACGGTGTATGCCACCACGGACGGCAGCGATCCGGTCAGCAGTGCCTCGCGGGTCGCGCTGGCGGGCGGGGGCAGCGTCACGCTGAGCAGCAGCGGCACGGTGCGGGCGTACGCGGTGGACACGGCGGGGAACGCGTCGGCCCCGCAGACGTACGCGTACACGCTGACGGCCGCGCCGGACACGGCGGTGTCGTTCAGCTCGGTGGCGGCGCAGGACGGGTACGTGGCGGCGAACACGCCGTCCGCCACGACCGGCGGGTACGTCGTCGCGTCGGGCGGGATCAGTGTGGGGGACAACGCGGACGCCCCGTGGAAGGGCGTGCTGTCGTTCGACACGTCCAGCCTGCCGGACGGCGCGACCGTGACCGGCGCGACCCTGACGGTGCGCTACAGCCTCGTGCCGAACGGGAATCCCTGGGCGGGCGGCGCGGCCCTGACGGCGGACGTGAAGGGCGGCTGTCTGGGCGCCACCTGCGCACTGGGCACGGACGACTTCGCGGTGGCCGTCACGGCGGCAGGCGCGGCCTCCTTCGCGGCGCCTGCGGGCACGGCGGCGGGCACCACCCTCAGCGCACCGCTGAACGCCTCGGGGCTCGCGGCGATCAACCGGGTGGGCAGCACGCAGCTGCGCCTCGCCTTCACGGGCGGCACGGCCCGCAGCAACGGCCTGAGCGACTACCTCACGCTGGGCGAGGGCACGCAGGTCACGCTGAACGTCACCTACCGCTGA
- a CDS encoding ABC transporter ATP-binding protein, whose translation MTRPDQTDAYQKGFDAQLVRRILHYVRPYLPLVIGGVLLALLISLASPLFALIQRHAIDAYLSPLAQGQATSRDALISGLTTTALAYMGLKVMEFALQYGFILTIGYLGQNVLRDIRADVFSKLQRLHLAYFDQNPVGRLITRVTSDVDAINQFITGGLVSLIQSTFIIVVYVVIMLTVNWRLALISFTVLPVLFLATRFFQTRLRDSFRVTRTQQAIVNSKLNENITGMLTVQLFARQKRSALDFNLSNRALLAANENSVKWFSLFMPVVAVLAQVAVALILYFAARQILGVDGVVAGAITVGTLFAFVQLSQQLFQPIQDLADVFNNLQAAMASSERIFGVLDTEEAIQDKPDAKTLPDFQGRVTFDKVWFAYDQDVTATTPDTDDRWILRGIDLDIQPGESVALVGATGAGKTSVTALVSRFYDVQRGAVKVDGVNVRDLQQHDLRKHVGVVLQDVFLFAGTIESNLTLNNPAIPHERVVEACRYVGVHDYILSLEHGYQTEVRERGATLSTGQKQLLAFARALIQNPDILLVLDEATANVDTETELRIQAALERVMRGRTSIIIAHRLSTIEHCDRIVVMRKGRIVEQGSHRQLLDKGGYYAKLHRLQYAQGDAAD comes from the coding sequence ATGACCCGCCCCGATCAGACCGACGCCTACCAGAAGGGCTTCGACGCGCAGCTCGTGCGGCGCATCCTGCACTACGTCCGCCCCTACCTGCCCCTCGTGATCGGCGGCGTGCTGCTGGCCCTGCTGATCTCACTGGCCTCCCCGCTGTTCGCCCTGATTCAGCGGCACGCCATCGACGCGTACCTCTCCCCGCTGGCGCAGGGACAGGCCACCAGCCGCGACGCGCTGATCAGCGGCCTGACCACCACCGCCCTGGCCTACATGGGCCTGAAGGTCATGGAATTCGCCCTGCAGTACGGCTTCATCCTGACCATCGGCTACCTGGGCCAGAACGTCCTGCGTGACATCCGCGCCGACGTGTTCAGCAAGTTGCAGCGCCTGCACCTCGCGTACTTCGACCAGAACCCCGTCGGGCGCCTGATCACCCGCGTCACCAGCGACGTGGACGCCATCAACCAGTTCATCACCGGCGGCCTCGTCAGCCTGATCCAGAGCACATTCATCATCGTCGTATACGTCGTGATCATGCTCACCGTGAACTGGCGCCTGGCGTTGATCTCGTTCACGGTGCTGCCCGTCCTGTTCCTCGCCACCCGCTTCTTCCAGACTCGCCTGCGCGACTCGTTCCGCGTGACCCGCACCCAGCAGGCCATCGTGAACAGCAAACTGAACGAGAACATCACCGGCATGCTCACCGTGCAGCTGTTCGCCCGGCAGAAACGCAGCGCGCTGGACTTCAACCTCAGCAACCGCGCGCTGCTCGCCGCGAACGAGAACAGCGTCAAGTGGTTCTCGCTGTTCATGCCCGTCGTCGCCGTGCTCGCCCAGGTGGCCGTCGCGCTGATCCTGTACTTCGCCGCGCGGCAGATCCTCGGCGTGGACGGCGTGGTCGCCGGAGCCATCACCGTCGGGACGCTGTTCGCGTTCGTGCAGCTCTCGCAGCAGCTGTTCCAGCCCATCCAGGACCTCGCGGACGTGTTCAACAACCTGCAGGCGGCCATGGCCAGCAGCGAACGCATCTTCGGCGTGCTCGACACCGAGGAAGCCATCCAGGACAAACCGGACGCCAAGACCCTGCCGGACTTCCAGGGCCGCGTCACCTTCGACAAAGTCTGGTTCGCGTACGACCAGGACGTCACCGCCACCACCCCCGACACCGACGACCGCTGGATCCTGCGCGGCATCGACCTGGACATCCAGCCCGGCGAGAGTGTCGCCCTGGTCGGCGCGACCGGCGCGGGCAAGACCAGCGTCACGGCCCTCGTCAGCCGCTTCTACGACGTGCAGCGCGGCGCGGTGAAGGTGGACGGCGTGAACGTCCGCGACCTCCAGCAGCACGACCTGCGCAAACACGTGGGTGTCGTGCTGCAGGACGTGTTCCTGTTCGCGGGCACCATCGAGAGCAACCTCACCCTGAACAACCCCGCCATTCCCCACGAGCGCGTCGTGGAGGCCTGCCGGTACGTCGGCGTGCACGACTACATCCTCAGCCTCGAGCACGGCTACCAGACCGAGGTCCGTGAACGCGGCGCGACCCTGTCCACCGGGCAGAAGCAGCTGCTGGCCTTCGCCCGCGCGCTGATCCAGAACCCGGACATCCTGCTCGTGCTCGACGAGGCCACCGCCAACGTCGACACCGAAACCGAACTGCGCATCCAGGCCGCGCTGGAACGCGTCATGCGCGGCCGGACCAGCATCATCATCGCCCACCGCCTCAGCACCATCGAACACTGCGACCGCATCGTGGTCATGCGCAAGGGCCGCATCGTCGAACAGGGCAGCCACCGCCAGCTGCTCGACAAGGGCGGCTACTACGCCAAACTGCACCGCCTCCAGTACGCGCAGGGCGACGCTGCCGACTGA
- a CDS encoding PEGA domain-containing protein: MKRGVSGVTGLVLAGLLSGCVPSPLRAQSGAQLRVSVQPGSRPVQPVTGEDALYRAPGPGSLNVSTDRPAFVTSVVLPAQGGAVVLPTVQTRPGEVISTPLPGTQGFTQVFTVASLAPMPLEAATGARSVSDVSRVVEAAARALPAGAYTVGTTVYRVVRFGSLDVSSNFRDALVRVNGSRVGTTPVAVPDLPEGQVSVEVSRSGYKTVTQRVNIVGDSVSRVDVTLRPITGTLSVRSDLLADLFVERQGAGTVQPGVGLDLPLRPGVVALNVVPRDRRFAAQNLLVRVTADQVSPVICEIQGGAYTCKLP, encoded by the coding sequence ATGAAGCGTGGGGTCTCGGGGGTTACAGGGCTGGTGCTGGCGGGTCTGCTCAGTGGGTGCGTGCCGTCCCCGCTGCGGGCGCAGTCGGGCGCGCAGCTGCGGGTGTCGGTTCAGCCGGGGTCACGGCCCGTGCAGCCGGTCACGGGCGAGGACGCCCTGTACCGGGCGCCGGGCCCGGGATCACTGAACGTCAGTACGGACCGGCCGGCGTTCGTGACGTCGGTCGTGCTGCCCGCGCAGGGTGGGGCGGTGGTCCTGCCGACCGTGCAGACCCGCCCGGGCGAGGTGATCTCGACGCCCCTGCCGGGCACGCAGGGGTTCACGCAGGTGTTCACGGTGGCCAGTCTGGCGCCCATGCCGCTGGAAGCGGCGACCGGGGCGCGCAGCGTGTCAGACGTGTCGCGGGTGGTCGAGGCGGCGGCGCGCGCGTTGCCGGCCGGGGCGTATACAGTCGGCACGACGGTGTACCGCGTGGTGCGGTTCGGTTCTCTGGACGTGTCGTCGAACTTCAGGGACGCTCTGGTGCGGGTGAATGGGTCGCGGGTGGGAACCACGCCCGTCGCGGTGCCGGACCTGCCGGAGGGGCAGGTGTCGGTGGAGGTGTCCCGCAGTGGGTACAAGACCGTCACGCAGCGCGTGAACATCGTGGGGGACAGCGTGAGCCGCGTGGACGTGACGCTGCGGCCCATCACGGGGACGCTGTCGGTCCGCAGCGACCTGCTGGCAGATCTATTCGTTGAGCGTCAGGGAGCTGGAACGGTGCAGCCGGGAGTGGGACTGGACCTGCCGCTGCGGCCGGGTGTGGTGGCGCTGAACGTGGTGCCGCGTGACCGGCGGTTCGCGGCGCAGAACCTGCTGGTGCGGGTCACGGCGGATCAGGTCAGCCCGGTCATCTGTGAGATTCAGGGCGGCGCGTACACCTGCAAGCTGCCCTGA